A window from Piliocolobus tephrosceles isolate RC106 chromosome 11, ASM277652v3, whole genome shotgun sequence encodes these proteins:
- the BBS5 gene encoding Bardet-Biedl syndrome 5 protein isoform X2, producing MWQMKTRPGEVLIDCLDSIEDTKGNNGDRGRLLVTNLRILWHSLALSRVNVSVGYNCILNITTRTANSKLRGQTEALYILTKCNSTRFEFIFTNLVPGSPRLFTSVMAVHRAYETSKMYRDFKLRSALIQNKQLRLLPQEHVYDKINGVWNLSSDQGNLGTFFITNVRIVWHANMNDSFNVSIPYLQIRSIKIRDSKFGLALVIESSQQSGGYVLGFKIDPVEKLQESVKEINSLHKVYSASPIFGVDYEMEEKPQPLEALTVEQIQDDVEIDSDDHTDAFVAYFADGNKQQDREPVFSEELGLAIEKLKDGFTLQGLWEVMS from the exons GTAGACTCTTGGTAACAAATTTAAGAATTCTCTGGCACTCTTTGGCATTATCAAGAGTCAATGTTT CTGTCGGTTACAATTGCATATTGAATATTACAACAAGGACTGCTAACTCT AAATTACGAGGCCAAACTGAAGCTCTTTATATACTAACAAAATGTAACAGTACTCgttttgaatttatatttacaaatttgGTTCCTGGAAGCCCTAGACTTTTTACTTCTGTGATGGCAGTACACAG AGCATATGAAACTTCTAAAATGTATCGTGATTTTAAATTAAGAAGTGCACTAATTCAGAACAAGCAACTAAGACTGTTACCACAAGAACAtgtatatgataaaataaatggaGTATGGAATTTATCCAGTGATCAG GGCAATTTAGGAACCTTTTTTATTACCAATGTGAGAATTGTATGGCATGCAAATATGAATGACAGTTTTAATGTCAGTATACCATATCTGCAAATT CGTTCAATAAAGATTAGAGATTCAAAATTTGGTTTAGCTCTTGTCATAGAAAGCTCTCAGCAG AGTGGTGGATATGTTCTTGGCTTTAAAATAGATCCTGTGGAAAAACTACAAGAATCAGTTAAGGAAATCAATTCACTTCACAAAGTCTATTCTGCCAGTCCCATATTTGGAGTTGATTATGAGATGGAAGAAAAG CCCCAGCCACTTGAAGCTCTGACAGTCGAACAAATTCAAGATGATGTAGAAATAGACTCTGATGATCACACGGATGCTTTTGTG GCTTATTTTGCTGATGGCAATAAG CAACAAGATCGTGAACCAGTATTTTCAGAAGAACTGGGGCTTGCAATAGAGAAATTGAAGGATGGATTCACCCTACAGGGACTTTGGGAAGTAATGAGTTGA
- the BBS5 gene encoding Bardet-Biedl syndrome 5 protein isoform X4 — protein MKTRPGDFIDCLDSVEDTKGNNGDRGRLLVTNLRILWHSLALSRVNVSVGYNCILNITTRTANSKLRGQTEALYILTKCNSTRFEFIFTNLVPGSPRLFTSVMAVHRAYETSKMYRDFKLRSALIQNKQLRLLPQEHVYDKINGVWNLSSDQGNLGTFFITNVRIVWHANMNDSFNVSIPYLQIRSIKIRDSKFGLALVIESSQQSGGYVLGFKIDPVEKLQESVKEINSLHKVYSASPIFGVDYEMEEKPQPLEALTVEQIQDDVEIDSDDHTDAFVAYFADGNKQQDREPVFSEELGLAIEKLKDGFTLQGLWEVMS, from the exons ATGAAAACAAGACCTGGAGATTTTATTGATTGTTTAGATTCAGTTGAAGACACCAAAGGAAATAATGGAGATAGAG GTAGACTCTTGGTAACAAATTTAAGAATTCTCTGGCACTCTTTGGCATTATCAAGAGTCAATGTTT CTGTCGGTTACAATTGCATATTGAATATTACAACAAGGACTGCTAACTCT AAATTACGAGGCCAAACTGAAGCTCTTTATATACTAACAAAATGTAACAGTACTCgttttgaatttatatttacaaatttgGTTCCTGGAAGCCCTAGACTTTTTACTTCTGTGATGGCAGTACACAG AGCATATGAAACTTCTAAAATGTATCGTGATTTTAAATTAAGAAGTGCACTAATTCAGAACAAGCAACTAAGACTGTTACCACAAGAACAtgtatatgataaaataaatggaGTATGGAATTTATCCAGTGATCAG GGCAATTTAGGAACCTTTTTTATTACCAATGTGAGAATTGTATGGCATGCAAATATGAATGACAGTTTTAATGTCAGTATACCATATCTGCAAATT CGTTCAATAAAGATTAGAGATTCAAAATTTGGTTTAGCTCTTGTCATAGAAAGCTCTCAGCAG AGTGGTGGATATGTTCTTGGCTTTAAAATAGATCCTGTGGAAAAACTACAAGAATCAGTTAAGGAAATCAATTCACTTCACAAAGTCTATTCTGCCAGTCCCATATTTGGAGTTGATTATGAGATGGAAGAAAAG CCCCAGCCACTTGAAGCTCTGACAGTCGAACAAATTCAAGATGATGTAGAAATAGACTCTGATGATCACACGGATGCTTTTGTG GCTTATTTTGCTGATGGCAATAAG CAACAAGATCGTGAACCAGTATTTTCAGAAGAACTGGGGCTTGCAATAGAGAAATTGAAGGATGGATTCACCCTACAGGGACTTTGGGAAGTAATGAGTTGA